A genomic window from Fusarium oxysporum Fo47 chromosome VIII, complete sequence includes:
- a CDS encoding kinase-like domain-containing protein encodes MEAKIEDDEQDTLPKYLKCNYLDAVVGKEIHNYWGNRVLEHTTSNGQVLALKVSSPNGIDRSQADMMHHAATHGVLAPEVRGVYDVITKRPIARVMVSERVPGVPLVDVWQAMSEDEQRSIKWQLRGQIQHMRTLVHPYIGRINRQPTRNIYNTTFIRHCGPFEDEEAFDNWCLDRVSGGTIQHWRWKKALERQRRKSTGRFVLTHGDLSPRNIMVDGSTITGIIDWELSGFYPEYVEYAFAIGIGPGMEEWWIPVLKEVLEPCSSEMVKFTGLIEERMSSY; translated from the coding sequence ATGGAGGCTAAGATAGAGGACGACGAACAGGATACACTTCCCAAGTATTTGAAGTGCAATTATCTCGATGCAGTCGTTGGCAAGGAGATTCATAACTACTGGGGAAACCGAGTTCTCGAGCACACAACTTCGAATGGCCAAGTACTAGCTCTCAAAGTCAGCAGTCCAAATGGCATTGACCGCTCGCAAGCCGATATGATGCACCATGCCGCAACACATGGTGTATTAGCTCCCGAGGTTCGCGGAGTCTACGATGTCATCACTAAACGCCCCATTGCACGTGTTATGGTCAGCGAGCGTGTACCCGGCGTGCCGCTCGTGGACGTCTGGCAGGCTATGTCTGAGGATGAGCAGAGGTCTATCAAGTGGCAGCTTCGAGGCCAAATACAGCATATGAGAACGCTCGTACATCCATACATTGGCCGGATCAACAGGCAACCGACACGCAACATATATAACACCACGTTTATCAGGCACTGTGGTCCAttcgaggatgaggaagctTTTGATAATTGGTGTCTCGATCGAGTTTCCGGTGGAACTATTCAACAttggagatggaagaaggctCTAGAACGGCAACGACGCAAATCTACTGGACGTTTCGTTCTAACTCATGGTGACTTATCACCGCGCAATATCATGGTTGACGGAAGCACTATCACAGGGATCATCGACTGGGAGTTGAGCGGTTTCTATCCTGAGTATGTGGAGTATGCCTTTGCTATAGGTATTGGCCCAGGGATGGAAGAATGGTGGATTCCTGTTTTGAAGGAGGTACTGGAGCCGTGCTCTTCAGAAATGGTGAAGTTCACGGGGCTTATCGAGGAGAGAATGAGCTCCTACTAG
- a CDS encoding S-adenosyl-L-methionine-dependent methyltransferase, giving the protein MAEENNSQPAQAVTDVSGLLPPEHWAEVAEELGDTDSALGDDTAESTASITSSILHYRNINGRTYHHDIGNAQYWGTNDEKQNESMDINHHVLTLVLDGALYLAPIPKDIKNAIDIGTGTGIWAIDFADSFPDAQIIGTDVSPIQPGWIPPNLRFDIEDCTQEWTFAPNSQDYIHFRWLVGSIVDWDQLFKEAYRCLKPGGYIESHEALSRMDCDDGTITEKSAMHQWGKFFVEGGKKIGRSFTIVEDGVQRSAMEKAGFVNLVERDFKVPIGGWPKDPKMKEIGKYAQATLEQDIEGYVLFMANTVEGWTKEEVEVYISMLRRELRQGNMHPYYWQKVVWAQKPKE; this is encoded by the exons ATGGCAGAAGAAAATAATTCTCAACCAGCTCAGGCTGTCACCGATGTTTCtggtcttcttcctcctgaGCATTGGGCTGAGGTAGCTGAG GAGTTGGGTGATACGGATTCTGCTCTGGGAGATGATACTGCCGAGTCGACGGCGTCCATCACGTCAAGTATTCTGCACTATAGGAATATCAATGGGAGAACTTACCATCATGATATTGGGAATGCCCAGTATTG GGGGAccaatgatgagaagcagaATGAGTCGATGGACATCAA TCATCATGTTTTGACGCTGGTTTTGGACGGTGCGCTGTATCTTGCGCCTATTCCCAAAGACATCAAG AATGCTATTGATATCGGTACAGGGACAG GTATCTGGGCTAT AGATTTTGCGGATAGCTTCCCAGACGCACAGATTATAGGTACTGACGTGTCGCCAATCCAACCGGGCTGGATCCCTCCTAACCTGCGATT CGATATTGAAGACTGCACTCAAGAGTGGACGTTCGCTCCCAACTCGCAAGACTACATCCACTTTCGTTGGCTGGTCGGCAGCATCGTCGACTGGGACCAGCTCTTCAAAGAAGCATATAGATGTCTCAAGCCGGGTGGTTATATTGAAAGCCACGAAGCTCTCTCAAGAATGGACTGTGACGACGGGACTATCACCGAGAAGAGTGCTATGCACCAGTGGGGAAAGTTCTTTGTTGAAGGCGGGAAGAAGATCGGCCGTTCGTTCACAATCGTTGAGGACGGAGTGCAGAGATCTGCTATGGAGAAGGCCGGGTTTGTTAATCTTGTGGAACGGGATTTCAAG GTGCCTATCGGGGGTTGGCCGAAGGATCCGAAGATGAAAGAAATTGGCAAGTATGCACAAGCTACTCTTGAGCAGGATATCGAGGGTTATGTGTTGTTCATGGCCAACACAGTGGAGGGCTGGACGAAAGAGGAGGTTGAGGTGTACATATCGATGCTGAGAAGGGAGCTGAGGCAGGGAAACATGCATCCTTATTATTGGCAGAAGGTTGTCTGGGCCCAAAAGCCAAAAGAGTAA